CGTACTCGCTACGAAAAGGCCCCAAAAGACTCATTTGATTTTTTCCCACCATGGAAAGTACAGGAGCGCGAATGGCTTGCAGAGAACGGGGCTGCCTTTTTAAGCATTACTTCTCATAATCCCGACTTATTAAAGGGTATCGAGCACAAAAGAATTATGAATTTCCAAAAAGCCTCAGGAAAAGCATTAGCTAATTATTATAGTTGGTTACAGGCAGATAAATTCAGTTGGACAGTTATTGCCGCTCCCTCAAAACAATGGGCAGCAAAGGTATTTCCTCATTTGTCAGAAGACCAACAAATGAATGCTCTATGGGAAGCGATTTTTGACGCTACACGTATCAATCTCGAAGATCCAGTTGCTGCTTGGTTAGAGCATGATCAGCAATTACATAGCAAAGCTGATTATCTAACTAGCAAACAATATAAAGCGTTGCACTATTTGGCGCCAGGCACAGATTTGACGATTGACTTACCGTCAAAGCATGTATGGACGGGCGGAAGTAGTGAAAACATACAAGGGCAAACTTTTATGGCAAATATGCCGACTGAGGAAATTTTTACTGCACCTCTTAAAACAGGTGTAAACGGTTATGTATCAAGTACAAAGCCTTTGAGCTATGGCGGAAATATTATTAATAATTTCAAGCTAACATTCAAGGATGGCCGAATTGTTGACATAGAAGCTGAACAGGGCAAGGAAATTTTAACCTCTCTTATCGAAACAGATGAGGGTGCACATTATCTTGGTGAAATAGCATTAGTGGCACATAAATCACCTATTTCACAATCTGGTTTATTATTTTACAATACATTATTCGATGAAAATGCCTCTAATCATTTAGCTATAGGTAATGCCTATGCCTTTTGCATTGAGGGCGGCAAAGAAATGTCCTCTGAAGAATTACTTGCAAAGGGACTTAATCATAGTTTGACACATGTGGACTTTATGATTGGCTCTGAGCAAATGAATATAGATGGTATCACTAAGGATGAACAAAAAGAACCTATTTTCCACAATGGTAACTGGGCAATTTAAGTAATTCATTCCTACTAATTTTTTTCTAGGCAAGGTATGTTATTGATGTCATAAATTATCCTTAGATTTTCCTAGTAACCTATTGTATAATTAATTTAGATAATATACTTGATTATTTCTAGTAAGGAGGAACTTTTATCATGTTTTTAACGACTGTACTAGGCTTTTCAGCCGTTTTATTAATTGCTACAGGATTCTTCATCCATTATCTACAAGTTGGTTTAGATTCTAAATCTTCAGTAACTGTAGATCCAAAACCAAAAGAAAAATATTAATATCATAAAAAACAGCTACATTCTAGTAGCTGTTTTTTTATGAACGTTTCTTTCGATTCGCTAAATAATTTACTAAACTTCTTTCTTTTTCGTAAAAATTGCGTGAATATTGTCATTATTATTTGCATATTTAAAGATTTGCTCTAAAATATTTTTGTAGGGAAGGGAGCAAACTTTCATGACAATGTTACAAGATATTCTAAAATTTAATGTAGATTTTGTTCAAGAAAAAAAATATGAGCCTTTTATTACAACTAAGTATCCTGATAAACGCATCGTTGTCTTATCTTGTATGGATACTCGTCTTGTAGAGCTATTACCTAAAGCGATGAATTTACGCAATGGTGATGTAAAAATCGTTAAAAGTGCAGGCGCATTAGTTAGTCATCCTTTTGGTGCAATTATGCGTAGTTTACTTGTAGCGGTTTATGAGCTACAAGCAGATGAGGTGTACGTTGTTGGGCATTATGACTGTGGTATGAGTGCAGTTGATCCTGAAGCAATGCTTAGCAAAATGGTGAATCGCGGAATTAGCCCAGAAACTATTAAGATGATGGAATACTCTGGTCTAGATTTAAAGGAATTTTTACGAGGCTTTGGCGACGTAGCGACAAGTGTAAAGAAAAGTGTTGATACTATTCGCAATCACCCTTTAATGGTGAAGGATGTTCCTGTCCATGGATTAGTCATTGATCCAAATACAGGTCGACTTGATTTAATCGAAGATGGTAGTCTTTATCAAGGCTAAACACCATTCTGACATCCAAGCAAAGAATCAATAGTCAATGCAGATAAAAAGAGTCTATCCTTCATTGTTTGAAAGATAGACTCTTCTCTTATTCATCCTCTAAACAGGCATACATGTAA
This genomic stretch from Lysinibacillus pakistanensis harbors:
- a CDS encoding beta-class carbonic anhydrase, yielding MTMLQDILKFNVDFVQEKKYEPFITTKYPDKRIVVLSCMDTRLVELLPKAMNLRNGDVKIVKSAGALVSHPFGAIMRSLLVAVYELQADEVYVVGHYDCGMSAVDPEAMLSKMVNRGISPETIKMMEYSGLDLKEFLRGFGDVATSVKKSVDTIRNHPLMVKDVPVHGLVIDPNTGRLDLIEDGSLYQG
- a CDS encoding aminopeptidase, yielding MLSSFNTKLLKYAELAVKVGVNIQKNQYLYISCSTDNLKLAQIITKSAYENGAKQVFVDLSDDELVRTRYEKAPKDSFDFFPPWKVQEREWLAENGAAFLSITSHNPDLLKGIEHKRIMNFQKASGKALANYYSWLQADKFSWTVIAAPSKQWAAKVFPHLSEDQQMNALWEAIFDATRINLEDPVAAWLEHDQQLHSKADYLTSKQYKALHYLAPGTDLTIDLPSKHVWTGGSSENIQGQTFMANMPTEEIFTAPLKTGVNGYVSSTKPLSYGGNIINNFKLTFKDGRIVDIEAEQGKEILTSLIETDEGAHYLGEIALVAHKSPISQSGLLFYNTLFDENASNHLAIGNAYAFCIEGGKEMSSEELLAKGLNHSLTHVDFMIGSEQMNIDGITKDEQKEPIFHNGNWAI